A region from the Bacteroidota bacterium genome encodes:
- a CDS encoding YceI family protein encodes MKITLFSILLFSSLSFPVLAQEVTIKQALARFETNTESVGPDLKFSGEGNGLSGTISFRDSTFSLSFSLNQLKTGIKLRDIHMYEDYLETDRYPTATFVGTFRAGKKPGEIIAKGKFTLHGVTRDQVIAGTISGGVLTAYWDLRLSDFKIETPEKFLIGKVSDILKMSAIIKLD; translated from the coding sequence ATGAAAATCACCCTTTTTTCTATCCTGCTATTCAGCAGTCTCTCCTTTCCCGTCCTGGCTCAGGAAGTCACGATAAAGCAAGCCCTGGCCCGGTTTGAAACCAATACTGAATCGGTTGGACCCGATCTGAAATTCAGCGGAGAAGGCAATGGCTTGTCGGGAACCATCAGTTTCAGGGACAGCACTTTTTCATTGTCATTTTCCCTGAATCAGTTAAAAACCGGTATAAAGCTAAGAGATATTCACATGTATGAAGATTATCTTGAAACCGACCGGTACCCCACTGCCACTTTCGTTGGCACCTTCCGTGCCGGAAAAAAGCCCGGAGAGATCATTGCCAAAGGTAAATTTACCCTTCATGGTGTAACCCGTGATCAGGTTATTGCAGGAACCATTTCTGGCGGTGTTCTGACTGCATACTGGGACCTTCGGCTTTCTGATTTCAAAATTGAAACCCCCGAAAAATTTCTGATCGGAAAAGTCAGTGATATTTTAAAAATGTCGGCCATTATTAAACTGGATTGA